From one Ignisphaera cupida genomic stretch:
- a CDS encoding ASKHA domain-containing protein, which yields MEYEATVNVFFPQFNIAVKASKGSTILDVARKANIGIRSVCGGKGLCGKCKVLVKGGVEHRLADKSIISDEEIGKGYVLACLAKVVGDVEVFIPSESQFGKAKLLSYVNLPKIEVEPILNRITISDYFDIVKLSSFYRVDDDLIRKAEDFVERRGKAIAFVDPFHNAVVDVKESGVYYGVAVDVGTTKIVVALLNTQSGEVIDVESEFNKQMMYGEDIVSRISYATNDEKLKELQKAVVDVVNALVNDLCRKHGVDKKSIYHVSVAGNTAMTYLFVGANPHVLIQSFKQPVKISPKPYILRASDIGLDVNRNALVYVLPCSGRFLGGDVVGDIITAGLHLMDEPALLIDIGTNAEVVIGCRNWFLGTTAPAGPAFEGWGLRCGVRAVQGAIESVEIDSNTLKARYRVIGNVKPIGICGSGYIDLVAQLFINGVIDAQGKFYRDIESPYIRRGPDGYEYVVASAEESGTGRDIVITEKDIYNVIDSKSSVCAAISILMKRMHLDVHKIKHVFICGAFGRYLNIDSAIAIGMIPEFPNAEISFIGNGSLGGAILTTLSKSYVQAAENVAKNTASIELMLDPNFMEEYEAGFILPGKQELFPIWWRKSKEIKPWSHMRK from the coding sequence ATAGAGTATGAAGCCACAGTCAATGTTTTCTTTCCACAATTCAATATTGCTGTAAAAGCTTCTAAAGGCTCAACAATTTTGGATGTGGCTCGCAAGGCAAACATAGGAATTAGAAGTGTTTGCGGTGGTAAAGGGTTATGTGGCAAGTGCAAAGTGCTTGTAAAGGGAGGGGTTGAACATAGACTAGCCGATAAGTCAATTATTTCAGATGAGGAAATTGGCAAAGGCTATGTACTAGCATGCTTAGCTAAAGTGGTTGGTGATGTGGAGGTTTTTATTCCTTCCGAAAGCCAGTTTGGAAAAGCCAAGCTTCTGTCATATGTAAACTTACCAAAAATTGAAGTAGAGCCTATTCTAAATAGAATAACAATTTCAGATTACTTTGACATAGTTAAGCTAAGTTCTTTCTACAGAGTTGATGATGATTTAATAAGAAAAGCTGAGGATTTTGTTGAGAGACGTGGCAAGGCAATAGCTTTTGTAGATCCTTTTCACAATGCAGTTGTTGATGTTAAGGAGAGTGGGGTTTACTATGGTGTTGCAGTAGATGTTGGAACAACAAAAATTGTTGTTGCATTGCTGAATACACAATCTGGTGAGGTAATAGATGTTGAGTCAGAGTTTAACAAGCAGATGATGTATGGAGAAGACATTGTTTCGAGAATATCCTATGCAACAAATGATGAAAAGCTTAAGGAGCTTCAAAAAGCTGTTGTGGATGTGGTAAATGCTCTAGTAAATGATTTGTGTAGAAAACATGGTGTTGACAAGAAGAGCATATACCATGTTTCAGTAGCTGGAAATACTGCAATGACTTATCTATTTGTTGGTGCAAATCCCCATGTTCTTATACAATCATTTAAGCAACCTGTTAAAATAAGTCCAAAACCATACATATTAAGAGCTTCTGATATAGGATTGGATGTGAATAGAAATGCTCTTGTCTATGTATTGCCATGTTCTGGAAGATTTCTTGGTGGAGATGTTGTAGGGGATATAATAACAGCTGGTCTTCACCTTATGGATGAGCCAGCACTATTAATAGACATAGGAACGAATGCTGAGGTTGTTATTGGGTGTAGAAACTGGTTCCTGGGAACAACAGCACCTGCTGGACCAGCATTCGAGGGTTGGGGGCTTAGATGTGGTGTTAGAGCTGTTCAGGGAGCTATAGAAAGTGTTGAAATAGATTCAAACACATTGAAAGCAAGGTACAGGGTTATTGGAAATGTTAAGCCTATAGGGATATGCGGCTCTGGCTACATAGATCTTGTTGCACAGCTTTTTATAAATGGTGTTATAGATGCTCAGGGAAAGTTCTATAGAGATATTGAGTCTCCATACATTAGAAGAGGTCCTGATGGCTATGAATATGTTGTTGCATCTGCTGAGGAGTCTGGAACTGGAAGAGATATTGTTATTACTGAAAAGGACATATATAATGTTATAGACTCTAAATCATCTGTTTGTGCAGCTATATCAATTCTTATGAAGAGAATGCATTTAGATGTTCATAAAATAAAACATGTCTTTATATGTGGAGCATTTGGAAGATATCTCAACATTGATAGTGCAATAGCCATTGGCATGATACCAGAGTTTCCAAATGCAGAAATAAGTTTTATAGGAAATGGATCTCTTGGAGGAGCAATACTAACAACACTATCTAAAAGCTATGTACAAGCAGCAGAAAATGTTGCAAAAAACACTGCAAGTATAGAGCTAATGCTGGATCCAAATTTCATGGAGGAATACGAAGCAGGTTTTATACTTCCAGGAAAGCAAGAGCTTTTCCCAATATGGTGGAGAAAAAGCAAGGAGATTAAGCCTTGGAGCCATATGAGAAAATAA
- the acsC gene encoding acetyl-CoA decarbonylase/synthase complex subunit gamma: MPWKPPTPIEVYQLLPKTNCGKCGEPNCMAFAVKLVNFDATVEQCPPLVEDKSYAESLQKLRALLSPPVREVVVKSSKRVVKIGGEYVMYRHELRYMNPAAIAIDVDDSMDKDTILKRVETIEKFEYEYVGRKLKLDLIAVRSVTNDPKQFAKTVQIVAENSSLPLILCSTNPTVIEAGFNVLPQEHRPLIYAATKDNWRDMAELSKRFDAPLAIASPGDLDTLVSLVATLSEGLGLNDLVLDPGTFVGLNGLAYTVKAFTWLRHKAANDLWKYAGYPLIGTPISVWTQLEGDVMDKMWWEAIMATLLMTRYADVLIMHSLDGWVLLPQVMWRFQLYTDPRKPVAVPAGVREIGKPDEKSPVLVTTNYALTYSIVLSDVEKAKVNAWLVVVDTEGLAVDVAVAGRKFTGEKVAEVIKAAELDKKVKYKVLIIPGKAARVSGDVEDATGWKVVVGPMDSSEIGKFIEKMWTEDKLKELIGQ; the protein is encoded by the coding sequence ATGCCCTGGAAACCTCCAACACCAATAGAAGTTTATCAGCTTTTGCCAAAAACAAATTGTGGAAAGTGTGGAGAGCCAAACTGCATGGCTTTTGCTGTTAAGCTTGTGAATTTTGATGCTACAGTTGAGCAGTGTCCTCCTCTAGTTGAGGATAAAAGCTATGCAGAAAGTCTTCAAAAACTAAGAGCACTTCTATCTCCCCCAGTTAGAGAAGTTGTTGTGAAGAGCTCTAAGAGGGTTGTGAAAATTGGTGGAGAATATGTTATGTATAGACATGAGCTAAGGTACATGAATCCAGCTGCGATAGCTATAGATGTTGATGATTCCATGGATAAGGACACTATTCTTAAACGTGTTGAGACCATAGAAAAGTTTGAATATGAATATGTTGGTCGAAAACTTAAGCTAGATTTGATAGCAGTTAGATCAGTAACAAATGATCCTAAGCAATTTGCTAAAACAGTTCAGATTGTGGCTGAAAACTCGTCGCTTCCCCTAATACTTTGTTCAACAAATCCAACAGTTATTGAAGCTGGCTTCAATGTGTTGCCACAAGAGCACAGGCCATTGATATATGCAGCCACAAAAGATAATTGGAGAGATATGGCTGAGCTTTCGAAAAGATTTGATGCACCACTAGCCATAGCCTCTCCAGGAGATTTAGACACTTTGGTATCGCTTGTTGCAACACTTAGCGAGGGTCTTGGATTAAATGATCTTGTTCTAGATCCCGGAACATTTGTAGGTTTAAACGGGCTTGCATATACTGTAAAAGCCTTTACGTGGCTTAGACACAAAGCTGCTAACGATCTTTGGAAATATGCTGGGTATCCACTCATCGGAACACCAATATCCGTGTGGACACAGCTCGAGGGGGATGTTATGGATAAGATGTGGTGGGAAGCAATAATGGCTACACTGCTCATGACCAGATATGCTGATGTTCTCATTATGCACTCACTCGATGGCTGGGTGCTGCTTCCACAGGTAATGTGGAGATTTCAGCTGTATACAGATCCTAGAAAACCAGTTGCTGTTCCAGCTGGTGTTAGAGAAATTGGAAAGCCAGATGAGAAATCACCCGTTTTGGTAACAACAAACTATGCATTGACGTACAGCATTGTTTTAAGTGATGTTGAAAAGGCCAAGGTTAATGCATGGCTTGTTGTTGTTGATACAGAAGGGCTTGCAGTTGATGTTGCTGTAGCTGGCAGAAAGTTTACTGGGGAGAAGGTTGCAGAGGTTATAAAGGCTGCGGAACTTGATAAGAAAGTTAAGTACAAGGTTCTCATAATACCTGGCAAAGCTGCTAGAGTTTCTGGAGATGTAGAAGATGCTACTGGCTGGAAAGTAGTTGTTGGACCAATGGATTCTAGCGAAATCGGTAAGTTCATTGAGAAGATGTGGACTGAGGACAAATTAAAAGAGTTGATCGGTCAATGA
- the cdhD gene encoding CO dehydrogenase/acetyl-CoA synthase subunit delta — MSESRQQKKRLDDEKSAKSYAEVAGLLAKIVEALEKGFVELYNIELELDEVELKMPLPVAEALPIPIAVAPPPQKVVEAKPEIQAGVAVAKAVEVIAKKVVELMKMSFEEPKAKFGGKVVEVRMGATKSDGGTRDTVIVLGGHELPPYYYLAGYKPPHPPAFGGDTFDMRIGLPRAVRQAFGDALDNPEEWARVWVKKFGAEAIDIHLVSTDPTIKNASPEEAVKTVDKILQVVKVPIVVGGSGNPEKDVAVFNAVANAFPSEGLVINSLNLDMDLEKVCPNIAKTNAVVIDFSPMSVEKAEEINRKVYTWIPRNRIILDLNIGGIGYGTEYGFTTMERARLGALMGNDLLQHPFNVGAANAWGAREAWMTMDQYWGPKEIRGPLWETLTCVICLLAGADYFMVLHPLTMKVLKSLREYLFSEPKPREPEKALSWLSAKLPVV, encoded by the coding sequence GTGAGTGAGTCGAGGCAGCAGAAAAAGCGTTTAGATGATGAAAAAAGTGCGAAAAGCTATGCTGAAGTTGCTGGTCTTTTAGCAAAAATTGTTGAAGCTCTTGAAAAAGGTTTTGTGGAGCTTTACAATATTGAGTTGGAGCTTGATGAAGTTGAGCTGAAAATGCCTCTACCAGTTGCAGAGGCTTTGCCTATACCAATTGCCGTGGCACCTCCTCCACAAAAAGTTGTTGAAGCAAAACCAGAAATTCAAGCTGGTGTTGCAGTTGCAAAAGCTGTTGAGGTTATAGCTAAGAAAGTTGTTGAATTAATGAAAATGTCTTTTGAAGAGCCAAAGGCAAAGTTTGGTGGAAAGGTTGTTGAGGTTAGAATGGGTGCTACTAAAAGTGATGGTGGTACGAGAGATACTGTAATAGTTTTGGGTGGTCACGAGCTTCCACCATACTATTATCTAGCTGGCTATAAACCCCCACATCCACCAGCTTTTGGAGGAGACACTTTCGATATGAGAATTGGTTTGCCTAGAGCAGTGAGGCAAGCTTTTGGCGATGCTCTTGACAATCCCGAGGAGTGGGCAAGGGTATGGGTTAAGAAATTTGGTGCAGAGGCCATAGATATTCACCTCGTTAGTACAGATCCAACAATAAAGAATGCCTCTCCAGAAGAGGCAGTAAAAACTGTTGATAAGATTTTGCAAGTGGTTAAGGTGCCTATTGTTGTTGGTGGTAGTGGCAATCCGGAGAAAGACGTTGCGGTATTTAATGCTGTGGCCAATGCATTTCCAAGTGAGGGACTTGTAATAAATAGCCTGAATTTGGATATGGATTTGGAGAAGGTTTGTCCAAATATAGCAAAAACAAATGCTGTTGTAATAGACTTCTCTCCTATGAGTGTTGAAAAAGCTGAGGAGATAAACAGGAAGGTATATACATGGATACCGAGAAACAGAATAATACTGGATTTGAACATAGGTGGAATAGGCTATGGCACAGAATATGGCTTTACAACAATGGAGCGTGCAAGACTAGGTGCTTTAATGGGTAACGATCTTCTTCAACACCCATTCAATGTTGGAGCTGCAAACGCTTGGGGTGCTAGAGAAGCTTGGATGACAATGGATCAGTACTGGGGGCCTAAAGAAATCAGAGGGCCTTTGTGGGAAACACTAACATGTGTTATATGTCTACTTGCAGGTGCAGATTATTTCATGGTTCTTCACCCACTTACAATGAAGGTTCTCAAAAGTCTTAGAGAATACCTGTTTTCAGAACCAAAGCCAAGGGAACCTGAAAAGGCGTTGTCCTGGCTTTCGGCAAAACTTCCAGTGGTGTGA
- the cdhC gene encoding CO dehydrogenase/CO-methylating acetyl-CoA synthase complex subunit beta, with amino-acid sequence MSAVLKIIEKFEVPANVSVKVFKVPPPPPKGVFSDIPVDVGPQYEGQRVRAPEMFVELGGPKVKYKFELFLVKPLDEVVDGEIVVVGPDLNELSEGKSYEYAVILEGAGKGLESQAEGVLERRIHEFSNYVQGYMHLNQRYEIWLRVSKRSYQKGLNSFKYIGIALYRLFKSAFPILEKLRIYFITDAKVVEALYPQAIKVYEERDRRALGLRDEDADMFYACKLCQSFAPTHVCIITPERPSACGAISWLDARVAAQIDPKGPIQPVPKGNCLDPIGGEYDGVNEAVKKFSNGAIQKVKLYSLFEYPPTICGCFEIATFYIPELDAVGLVHRGFAGVTPIGLRFSQIADAVGGGKQVPGFQGIGLLYLRSKKLFQADGGWTRIVWMPSELKERVLDAIPSELRDKIATEKEVKSVEELKKFVIEKGHPIAKKILEKEKPVEKKAVEERKAAEEQLQKPPTAPPQQVLQQPTPAPAVAAPQQVVVTPTPVAAGVQAVTIPMPGGITVSVTIPTALTQPKGPSVSIVLKGVRVKIEKMVIRRGEVEKK; translated from the coding sequence CACCGCCAAAGGGAGTGTTTTCTGATATACCTGTTGATGTTGGGCCTCAGTACGAAGGTCAAAGGGTTAGAGCACCAGAAATGTTTGTTGAACTTGGAGGACCAAAAGTTAAATATAAGTTTGAGTTGTTCTTGGTTAAGCCTCTTGATGAGGTTGTTGATGGGGAAATTGTTGTTGTGGGACCTGATTTGAATGAGTTGAGCGAGGGTAAGAGCTATGAGTATGCAGTTATTTTGGAGGGAGCTGGCAAGGGCCTTGAGTCACAGGCTGAGGGTGTTCTTGAGAGACGAATACATGAGTTTAGTAACTATGTTCAAGGGTATATGCATTTAAATCAAAGGTATGAGATATGGCTTAGAGTTAGCAAAAGATCTTATCAAAAAGGTCTAAACTCGTTCAAATACATTGGAATAGCATTATATAGATTATTTAAATCAGCATTCCCAATACTGGAAAAGCTGAGAATATATTTCATAACAGATGCAAAAGTTGTTGAAGCTCTTTATCCACAAGCTATTAAGGTTTATGAGGAAAGGGATAGAAGGGCTCTGGGGCTTAGGGACGAGGATGCAGACATGTTCTATGCCTGCAAATTGTGTCAATCATTTGCACCAACACATGTATGCATAATAACACCAGAAAGACCATCTGCATGTGGAGCAATATCATGGCTTGATGCAAGAGTAGCTGCGCAAATAGATCCAAAGGGGCCTATACAGCCTGTGCCAAAAGGTAATTGCCTGGATCCAATTGGGGGAGAGTATGATGGTGTTAACGAAGCTGTTAAAAAGTTCTCCAACGGAGCTATACAAAAAGTTAAGCTCTACTCCTTGTTTGAGTATCCACCAACAATATGTGGATGCTTCGAAATAGCTACATTCTACATACCAGAGCTTGATGCTGTTGGCCTTGTTCACAGAGGATTTGCAGGTGTAACACCAATTGGTTTGAGGTTTAGTCAAATAGCTGATGCTGTTGGTGGTGGTAAGCAGGTTCCAGGGTTCCAGGGAATAGGATTGCTGTATCTAAGAAGCAAAAAACTGTTTCAAGCAGATGGTGGATGGACAAGAATTGTGTGGATGCCTTCAGAGCTTAAGGAGCGTGTGTTAGATGCTATACCATCTGAGCTTAGAGATAAGATAGCTACAGAGAAGGAGGTTAAATCAGTTGAGGAGCTCAAAAAATTTGTTATTGAAAAGGGTCATCCAATAGCAAAGAAGATTCTTGAGAAGGAGAAGCCTGTTGAGAAAAAAGCTGTTGAAGAAAGAAAGGCAGCTGAGGAGCAACTACAAAAACCACCAACAGCACCACCACAGCAGGTGTTGCAGCAACCAACTCCAGCTCCAGCAGTAGCTGCGCCGCAACAAGTGGTTGTGACACCAACACCTGTTGCTGCTGGTGTACAAGCTGTGACAATACCAATGCCAGGTGGTATAACAGTTTCCGTAACTATACCAACAGCTCTTACCCAACCAAAAGGACCCTCTGTAAGCATTGTTTTGAAGGGTGTTAGAGTAAAAATTGAGAAGATGGTTATAAGAAGAGGAGAGGTTGAGAAAAAGTGA